One stretch of Spiroplasma mirum ATCC 29335 DNA includes these proteins:
- a CDS encoding amidase family protein has product MNYYTIKELHELLLQGKITPTEIITTAFQALESYHDLNATVTILKTEALKVAKELEALEIKPDDYLFAIPYFAKDNFATKNIRTTASSHILDNFIPPYDAQVVKILANNNAILLGKTALDELGMGGHGLYAHTGEVLNPWDKTRITGGSSSGSAALVAAGVVPFALGSDTGDSIRKPASYTGIVGLKPTYGILSRFGLFPYAPSLDTVGYFTRTVEDCAIVLDYLAKQDGKDATSLPSDQQNYYQNLTTDIKNYQFAYIKKIHQQLPAPIKAIYEELYQKLTAHNIRLTAVDFPEDLLKALLPVYMIISFAEAVSSHSNLDGINFGVRKEGETYEEVMLNSRGKGFGDVVKRRYVIGSYALTRKNQTLLFLKAKRIRRLIVTELEKIFSQYDILLLPSASDVAPKIADIKQQVLKEEDVEHYIDDVLVLANFMGNPSLTIPLALINELPIGININAKPFNDQAVLNAGYLLEDIIDLKNLVVPAVKGGVK; this is encoded by the coding sequence ATGAATTATTATACAATTAAAGAATTACATGAATTATTATTGCAAGGGAAAATAACACCAACAGAAATTATCACAACTGCTTTTCAAGCGCTAGAAAGTTATCACGACTTAAATGCAACAGTAACAATTTTAAAAACTGAGGCTTTAAAAGTTGCCAAAGAATTAGAAGCATTAGAAATTAAACCAGATGATTATCTTTTTGCAATTCCGTATTTTGCCAAAGATAATTTTGCAACAAAAAATATCCGCACCACAGCTAGTTCGCATATTTTAGATAATTTTATCCCACCTTATGATGCCCAAGTTGTTAAAATTTTAGCTAATAACAATGCTATTTTATTAGGAAAAACAGCTCTTGACGAATTAGGGATGGGAGGTCATGGGTTATATGCTCATACTGGCGAAGTTTTAAACCCGTGGGATAAAACTAGAATTACCGGGGGATCTTCTTCGGGGTCTGCTGCATTAGTTGCAGCTGGTGTTGTTCCATTTGCCCTGGGTTCTGATACTGGTGATTCAATTCGTAAACCAGCTAGTTATACCGGAATTGTTGGTTTAAAACCAACTTATGGAATTCTATCTCGTTTTGGGTTATTTCCCTATGCTCCCTCATTAGATACGGTAGGGTATTTTACTAGAACAGTTGAAGACTGTGCGATTGTTTTAGATTATTTAGCAAAACAAGATGGCAAGGATGCGACTTCATTACCAAGTGATCAACAAAATTATTATCAAAACTTAACAACTGATATTAAGAACTACCAATTTGCTTATATTAAAAAAATTCATCAGCAGTTACCTGCTCCGATTAAGGCAATTTATGAAGAACTATATCAAAAGTTAACTGCTCATAATATTAGGTTAACGGCAGTTGATTTTCCCGAAGATCTCTTAAAAGCATTATTACCAGTTTACATGATTATTTCCTTTGCCGAAGCAGTAAGTAGTCATTCAAATTTAGATGGAATTAATTTTGGGGTTCGCAAAGAAGGTGAAACTTATGAAGAAGTAATGCTGAATTCGCGGGGGAAAGGTTTTGGCGATGTTGTGAAAAGAAGATATGTTATTGGTTCATATGCTTTAACTAGAAAAAACCAAACATTATTATTTTTGAAAGCAAAAAGAATCCGCCGGTTAATAGTTACGGAACTAGAAAAAATCTTTAGCCAGTACGATATTTTATTGTTACCTTCGGCTAGTGACGTTGCCCCTAAAATTGCTGATATTAAACAACAAGTTTTAAAAGAAGAAGATGTTGAGCATTATATTGATGATGTCTTAGTATTAGCTAATTTTATGGGAAATCCGTCTTTGACAATTCCGTTAGCTTTAATTAATGAGTTGCCAATTGGGATTAATATTAATGCAAAACCATTTAATGACCAAGCAGTTTTAAATGCGGGTTATTTATTAGAAGATATTATTGACTTAAAAAATCTTGTGGTGCCAGCAGTGAAAGGAGGTGTTAAATAA
- the gatC gene encoding Asp-tRNA(Asn)/Glu-tRNA(Gln) amidotransferase subunit GatC: protein MARIDKEKLRQLAHNIMLDLSEQELEKLSNEFDVILKQMDLVQKIDTTNVHSMHFPFEITVTSLRDDEEIEQVLQAELLRNAPVVEDDYIVINKVVK, encoded by the coding sequence ATGGCAAGAATTGATAAAGAAAAGTTGCGCCAGTTAGCGCATAATATTATGCTTGATTTATCAGAACAAGAATTAGAAAAGTTAAGCAATGAATTTGATGTTATTTTAAAACAAATGGATTTAGTGCAAAAAATTGATACGACAAATGTTCATTCAATGCACTTTCCTTTTGAAATTACAGTAACAAGTTTACGTGATGATGAAGAAATTGAACAAGTTCTCCAAGCAGAATTATTAAGAAATGCCCCCGTAGTTGAAGATGATTATATTGTGATTAATAAGGTGGTTAAGTAA
- a CDS encoding PTS sugar transporter subunit IIA, translating to MGLFGHKNKEIQIIAPVDGEVIAIEEVTDEIFSQKMLGDGLGIKPAKGNFVAPMEGKLMTVFPTGHAYGIKHKSGVEMLLHVGMDTVSLNGEGFDIKVKQDQTVSQGDLLCNVDLDKIKDKVPSLDTPMVFTPDSMNGKTIEVVKKGKVSQGDVIAIIK from the coding sequence ATGGGATTATTCGGACATAAAAATAAAGAAATTCAAATTATCGCACCAGTTGATGGTGAAGTTATTGCAATTGAAGAAGTAACAGATGAAATTTTTTCACAAAAAATGTTAGGAGATGGTTTAGGAATTAAACCAGCGAAAGGAAATTTTGTGGCTCCGATGGAAGGTAAACTAATGACAGTTTTCCCAACTGGTCATGCTTATGGAATTAAACATAAGTCAGGAGTTGAAATGTTATTACATGTTGGGATGGACACTGTTTCTTTAAATGGTGAAGGGTTTGATATTAAAGTTAAACAAGATCAAACTGTTAGTCAAGGAGACTTATTATGTAATGTTGATTTAGATAAAATTAAAGACAAAGTTCCTAGTTTAGATACACCAATGGTTTTTACCCCAGATTCAATGAATGGGAAAACAATTGAAGTTGTTAAAAAAGGAAAAGTTAGTCAAGGAGATGTAATTGCGATTATTAAATAA
- the ligA gene encoding NAD-dependent DNA ligase LigA, translated as MNFSEAQKRVEFLKEQINKWNYEYYVLNNPSVSDQEYDWTMQELMALETEHPELITFDSPTQRVSGEVSDKFNKYEHQNPMLSLGNAFNLEDLQHFDEQIKELTGLSAIEYTCELKIDGLSISLIYENHLLKIGATRGDGTTGEDVTVNIKKIRSIPLKIDQENLTVRGEVYLSKNNFEKINKEREANEEPLFANPRNAAAGTLRQLDSSIIAKRNLSAFLYYYVNATNDGIKTQSEALQRLAALKFKINKEFRICKNIAEVWDYVQTYQAKREDLEYEIDGIVIKVNDLSLYNRIGYTAKNPKWAIAYKFPAEIVITKILNIFPTVGRTGRITYNAHLELVRIAGTIVKAATLHNASFIIDKDIRIGDNVKVKKAGDIIPEVIGYLPERRSKNAKKWQEATHCPVCHSLLERTAGEVDQYCINSLCSKKITRSLEHFCSRNAMNIGGVSEKIIEKLFNLNYLKSFSNLYELEKYHQEIVGLENFGEKSYQNMINSINNSKTNSLEKLLFGLGIRHVGQKTAKLITHKFLTMEAIVTATFEELATINDVGPIVATSVVDYFKIAENINEVKKLAQLGINMTYHPSTNNNSNKFENYRFVITGTLSKPREYFKDLIESMGGATSDSVSSKTTYVLAGADPGSKITKAAKLNVKIISEEDFNKLLNS; from the coding sequence ATGAATTTTAGTGAAGCACAAAAACGAGTTGAATTTTTAAAAGAACAAATTAACAAATGAAATTATGAATATTATGTCTTAAATAATCCTAGTGTTAGTGATCAAGAATACGACTGGACTATGCAAGAATTAATGGCGTTAGAAACGGAACATCCTGAATTAATTACTTTTGATTCGCCGACCCAACGAGTGTCAGGAGAAGTAAGTGATAAATTTAATAAATATGAACACCAAAACCCAATGTTAAGTTTGGGCAATGCTTTTAATTTGGAAGATCTACAACATTTTGATGAGCAAATCAAGGAACTAACGGGATTAAGTGCGATTGAATATACTTGTGAATTAAAGATTGATGGGTTGTCAATTTCACTAATTTATGAAAATCATTTATTAAAAATTGGGGCGACCCGCGGGGATGGTACAACGGGTGAAGATGTCACTGTTAATATTAAAAAAATTAGATCAATTCCGTTAAAAATTGACCAGGAAAATTTAACTGTCCGCGGAGAAGTTTATTTATCAAAAAATAATTTTGAAAAAATTAATAAAGAGCGCGAAGCGAATGAAGAACCGTTATTTGCTAACCCTCGGAATGCTGCGGCAGGAACGTTACGCCAGTTAGATTCAAGTATTATTGCGAAACGAAATTTAAGTGCTTTTTTATATTATTATGTTAATGCTACTAATGATGGGATTAAAACCCAAAGTGAAGCTTTACAACGCTTAGCTGCTTTAAAGTTTAAAATTAATAAGGAATTTCGTATTTGTAAAAATATTGCGGAAGTATGAGACTATGTTCAAACATACCAGGCAAAACGTGAAGATTTAGAATATGAAATTGATGGGATTGTTATTAAAGTGAATGATTTAAGTTTATATAACCGAATTGGATATACGGCTAAAAATCCCAAATGAGCAATTGCATATAAATTCCCGGCCGAAATTGTTATTACCAAGATTTTAAATATCTTTCCAACTGTTGGAAGAACTGGACGAATTACTTATAATGCGCATTTAGAACTCGTGCGGATTGCCGGGACTATTGTTAAAGCCGCAACATTACATAATGCTTCTTTTATTATTGATAAAGATATTCGCATTGGTGATAATGTTAAAGTTAAAAAAGCGGGCGATATTATTCCAGAGGTGATAGGTTATTTACCAGAAAGAAGAAGTAAAAATGCCAAGAAGTGACAAGAAGCAACCCATTGCCCGGTGTGTCATTCGCTATTAGAACGCACAGCAGGTGAAGTTGATCAGTACTGTATAAATTCTTTATGTAGTAAAAAAATTACAAGATCATTAGAACATTTTTGCTCACGCAATGCGATGAATATTGGAGGAGTTAGTGAAAAAATTATTGAAAAATTATTTAATTTAAATTATTTAAAAAGTTTTAGTAATTTGTATGAATTAGAAAAATACCACCAAGAAATAGTGGGGTTAGAGAATTTTGGCGAGAAATCATATCAAAATATGATTAATTCAATTAATAATTCAAAAACTAATTCCTTAGAAAAATTATTATTTGGCTTAGGGATTCGCCATGTTGGGCAAAAAACCGCAAAATTAATTACTCATAAATTTTTAACAATGGAAGCGATTGTAACGGCTACTTTTGAAGAATTGGCAACTATTAATGATGTTGGTCCAATTGTGGCAACTAGTGTTGTTGATTATTTTAAAATTGCTGAAAATATTAACGAAGTAAAAAAACTCGCGCAGTTAGGAATTAACATGACATACCACCCAAGTACTAATAATAATTCTAATAAATTTGAAAATTATCGTTTTGTAATTACCGGTACTTTATCAAAACCCCGCGAATATTTCAAAGATTTGATTGAAAGCATGGGGGGGGCAACTTCGGATAGTGTAAGTAGTAAAACAACTTATGTGTTAGCAGGAGCTGATCCAGGAAGTAAAATTACAAAAGCAGCGAAATTAAATGTTAAAATAATAAGTGAAGAGGATTTTAATAAATTATTAAATTCATAG
- the gatB gene encoding Asp-tRNA(Asn)/Glu-tRNA(Gln) amidotransferase subunit GatB: MHNFEVVIGIENHVELKTKTKMFSKGPVSYDAPVNTMVNIMDMGYPGALPTVNKQGVALALLACQALNLEIDPIVQFDRKNYYYPDLAKGFQITQQYFPIGKNGFLTIYENNQPLNIEIERLHIEEDTAKQLHLADKTLLDYNRAGIGLIEIVTRPVLRSAYQAKKYVEALREILLYLNVSDAKMNEGSLRCDVNISLRPWGSNQLGNKVEIKNLNSINNVEKAINFEIKRQAQIILSGGVVEQETRRFDEKSKETVLMRKKTDATDYKYFSEPNIFPIKLDKVWINKILSSVPELPNQKRQRYRKEYQLKESDIEVLLQDYDLMNFFEASVKNNSNYEMVANYLIGDISAYLNAKNITIKETKLTPANLSKMIDLIVKNVISTKQAKTVLTHILTTDVKPEVLVAKLGLKQITDPQEIIKIITPVIENNLVMLGQYHERPERVIKFFMGELMKLTKGQVAPEIGQQVVLELITKKKDHN, encoded by the coding sequence ATGCATAATTTTGAAGTTGTTATTGGCATTGAAAACCACGTGGAATTAAAAACCAAAACAAAAATGTTTTCAAAAGGGCCAGTTAGTTATGATGCTCCTGTCAACACAATGGTAAATATCATGGATATGGGTTATCCGGGCGCGTTGCCAACGGTTAATAAACAAGGGGTTGCCTTAGCCTTATTAGCTTGTCAGGCGTTAAATTTAGAAATTGATCCAATTGTACAGTTTGATCGCAAGAACTATTACTATCCGGATTTAGCCAAGGGTTTTCAAATTACCCAACAATATTTTCCAATTGGGAAAAATGGTTTTTTAACAATATATGAAAATAATCAACCCTTAAATATTGAAATTGAACGTTTACATATTGAAGAAGATACGGCTAAACAATTGCATTTAGCTGATAAAACATTGTTAGACTATAACCGTGCAGGAATTGGGTTAATTGAGATTGTAACTCGCCCAGTTTTACGCAGTGCCTATCAAGCAAAAAAATATGTGGAAGCCTTACGAGAAATTTTATTATATTTAAATGTTAGTGATGCCAAAATGAATGAGGGTTCTTTACGCTGTGATGTTAATATTTCCTTACGCCCCTGGGGAAGTAACCAATTAGGTAACAAAGTAGAAATTAAAAACTTAAATTCAATTAATAATGTTGAAAAAGCAATTAATTTTGAAATTAAACGCCAAGCCCAAATTATTCTGAGCGGTGGGGTTGTGGAACAAGAAACGCGACGATTTGATGAAAAAAGCAAAGAAACCGTTTTAATGCGGAAAAAAACGGATGCCACCGATTATAAATATTTTTCGGAACCTAATATTTTTCCAATTAAATTAGATAAGGTGTGAATTAATAAAATCTTATCTTCTGTGCCAGAATTACCTAATCAAAAACGTCAACGCTATCGTAAAGAATACCAGTTAAAAGAAAGCGATATTGAAGTGTTATTACAGGACTATGATTTAATGAATTTTTTTGAAGCGAGTGTAAAAAACAATTCTAATTATGAGATGGTTGCTAATTATTTAATTGGTGATATTTCTGCTTATCTGAATGCCAAAAATATTACTATTAAGGAAACTAAATTAACACCTGCTAATTTAAGTAAAATGATTGATTTAATTGTTAAAAATGTGATTTCCACTAAACAAGCAAAAACGGTGTTAACTCATATTTTAACTACGGATGTTAAACCAGAAGTTTTAGTTGCTAAATTAGGATTAAAACAAATTACTGATCCCCAAGAAATTATTAAAATTATTACTCCGGTGATTGAAAATAATCTAGTAATGTTAGGGCAATATCATGAACGTCCAGAACGGGTAATTAAATTCTTTATGGGTGAGTTAATGAAACTAACCAAGGGACAAGTGGCTCCCGAAATTGGCCAACAAGTTGTTCTTGAATTAATTACTAAGAAAAAAGATCACAACTAA